In Nocardia sp. NBC_01327, the genomic stretch CTTGAACAGCAGGTTGTCCCGCAGCACCCCGGCATTGTTGACCAGCACGTCGACCGAACCCAGCTCAGCCACAACACGTTCGAACGCGGCGTCGACCGAGGCCTCCTCGGTCACATTGCAGGCCACCGCGATTGCCTTGCCGCCGTCGGCGACGATCGCGTCGACCGCCGTCTTACAGGCGGTTTCGTCGAGGTCGGCAATGACGACGGTGAATCCGTCGGCGGCCAGCCGGGCCGCGGTGGCGGCGCCGATTCCGCGGGCGGCGCCGGTCACGAAGGCAACCTTCGAGGTCATGTGAATCTCCTTGTCCGAGAATGTGATCAGGATCAGACGATGGCGTTCACGCCGGTGAGGGCGCGGCCGATGAGCAGCTTCTGAATCTGGCTGGTGCCCTCGTACAGCGTGAGCACGCGCGCATCACGCAGGTACTTGGCGACCGGGTACTCGTCGATATAGCCGTAGCCGCCGAAGACCTGAATGGCATTGTTGGCGGCCTTGACCGCGGCCTCGCTGGCGAACAGCTTGGCCACCGACGCTTCGGTGCCGAACGGCTTACCGCGCTCCACCAGGTCGGCCACCCGCCAGGCGAGCAGCCGCGCCGCCTCGACCTCGACGGCGATATAGGCGAGCAGCTCCTGCACCAGCTGATACGAGGCGATGGGCTTGCCGAACTGCTCGCGCTCCCGAGCGTATTTCACCGAGGCTTCCAGGCAGCCGCGCGCGACGCCGACACAGCCGGCGGCAACACCCATGCGCCCCTTGTCGAGCGCGCCCATGGCGATCTTGAAGCCCTGGCCCTCGTCGCCGAGCCGGGCCGAATCGGGCACCCGCACCTGCTCCAGCACCAGTTCGGCGGTGGCCTGTCCGCGCAGGCCCAGCTTGCCCTTGATCTCAGTACGGGTGAATCCCGGCGCATCGGTCGGTACCAGGAAGGCGGTGACGCCCCGGGGCCCCGGCCCGCCGGTCCGCGCGAAGAAGATCGCGACATCGGCCCAGGTGCCATTGGTGATGAACATCTTGGTGCCCGACAGCAGCCAATCATCGCCGTCCCGCACGGCTGTGGAGATCAGGCTGCCCGCATCCGATCCGGTACCGGGCTCGGTGAGCGCGAAGCACCCCAGCGCCTCCCCGGAACACAAGCGCGGCAACCATTCTCGCCGCTGCGCCTCGGTCCCGTAGGTCTTGATCGATTTGCCGACCAGCCCGAGCGATACCGAGACGATGCCGCGCACCGAACTGTCCCCGCGCCCGAGTTCCTCGAGCAGCAGGCAGTAATCGAGTGCGGTGCCGCCGGATCCGCCGTACTCCTCGGGAATCTCGATGCCGAGAAATCCCATGGCGCCGAGCTTGCCGACAATGGCCAGGTCCACCGATTCGGCGCGATCCCAGGCGGCGGCGTACGGGACGACCTCTTTGTCCACCCAGGCGCGGGCGACCTCGCGCAGTTCGCGCTGCGATTCGTCGAGCTCGAAGTCCATCGGTCATAGCTCCTAACCGAACGTTGTTAGGTTAATGACCCCGAAGTTATCCTAACGGTGTTCGGTTTTTCAAGGATCAAGTGATAACTTCGAGGTCAGCGGGGTGATCAATCAGGGAGGTGAGTCGAATGGCGCGACCGAAGGTGCCACTGCTGAGCCGGGACCGCATTCGTGACGCCGCCCTGACCCTCATCGACCGCGACGGCCTGGCCGAGCTGTCCATGCGCAAACTCGCCGCCGAACTGGGCGTGCAGGCCGCCTCCCTCTACGGCCACTACCCCACCAAGGACGATGTGCTGGACGAGATCGCCGGCGGCATCATGGCCCGCGTCGACACCTCCGCCTTCGAACACGGCGACTGGCAGCACGGCCTCATGTCCTGGGCCCGCTCCTACCGCCAGGAGTTGGTCGCGCACCCCAACTTCGTCCCCTACCTCGCCGCGGGTCCCGGTAAGCGCGCGGAGAATCTCCGTCACGCCGACGCCGTCCACGGCGGCCTGGTGGGCGCGGGCTGGCCCCCGCGCGATGCCACCATGATCGGCGCCGCCACCCGCTACCTGGTCATGGGCGCGACCATCGGCTCCTTCTCCCAGGGTTTCGTGGACGACGTGCAGGTCTACCGCGATCGCTACCCCCACCTGGAACAGGCCCATCTACTGCGCGCCCGGGCCGACGAAATCGACTCCGAGAGTTTCGAATTGGCCTTGACCGCCTTCGTCGACGGACTCACCGCCCGCTTCCCGGCCCGCACGCCGGAATAGGCGGCTCGCGGCGGTCAGACGCCTTCGCCGAGTTCCGGCGGTTCCGGAGCGGGGTAGAGGCTGTGGATGGTGAGAGCGGCTGCGAGCAAACGGGAATCGTGCGGATCGCTCGGGTCGAGGCCGGTCAGTTCGGCCACCCGGCGCAGGCGGTAGCTGAAGGTATTGGGGTGCACGTGCACCACCGCGGCGGCGGCCTTGCGGTCGGAGCCGTGCCGGATATGGGCGTCCAGGGTGTCGAACAGGTGGGCGTGCCCCAGGATCGGGGCAATGCGTTCGGCCAGTCGGTCCCGGGCGGGCCCGGGGCGGGTGAGCTGATATTCGAGCAGTAGGTCGTCGAGACGGTAGACGCCGGTGCGGCGGCCCAGCAGGCGGGCGAGTTCGGCGAGATCGGTGGTCTGCTGTGCCGCCCTGGGCAGATCGGCGCGGGTGCTGCCCGGGCATTCGGCAATGAAGACATCGACTCCGAACTGTTCGGCGAGGCTGGTCGCCAGGCGCTCGAAGGGAGCCACCCCGATCACGGAGGTGGGACGGGATCGGCTGGGCAGCAGGATGATTCCGTCCGAGCCGTCGAAGGTGTTGAGAGCCGTCGTGCCGATGAGCGAGTACAGGGTCTGCTGGAACTGCCGGATCCGGCGGCGGGTGACCATGGCGTCGGCCACCATGATCAGCGGGCCCGGACGCAGATGCAGGGTGAGGACGTCATAGCGGTCCTCCAGCGCGATATCGGCCCGGGCGGCCAGCTCATCGACGGGTGCGCCGCGCAGCAGGGCCGCGCACAAGGCCCGGCGCGCTTCACGTTCCACGGTGTAGATGGACTGCTCCACGCCGGAGTGAACCTCCGAGATGATGATCGTGATGTGCATGAGCGCCTCGAGGATCCCCTGGCCGACCGCGGCGACGTCGGGCATCTCGTACGGTGCGGCGGTTCGGGCGATCTCGCCCCAGAGGTAGCTGGTGCCGCTGAACAATCCGGTCATGAGCTGGCGCAGCGGAATCCGGTCCTCGGCGTGCCGCTCCACCACCGGCGTGACGTACTGCGCGACCTCCTCGGCCGTGACCATGCGCCCGTCCTCGACGGCACGGATGAACGCCATCGCACCCCCCAGCAGACTGGGCATGACATCGGCGAAATGATCCTCGGGCAGATCCTCCAGGCCGGGAACCGCCGCCAGCGCGGCGTCGAACATGCCCGCGGCGATCTCGGGGAGCCGCGGCGACAGTCGGTCGAAGATGGGCGAGGAATCACCCGAGCGGGCAGCGAGGGCGAACATCTGCCGATTGTTACCGAGAACAGACTCGAGCACCACCGATTGTGTTCGAGATACCAATGCACATGCCCGTGCCTATCTCGCCACGTCGATTTCCGATTTTCCAAGGGGTGCAGTATCTTTCGGTCACATTCCCGAAACATTACTCTCGCGAGACCATATCGGGCAGCCGCGATTGTCACCGAATACAAAGCGATACTTCATCTTTCGCGGTCCACGCCATTCGCGGTTAAGCTCCGATTCGTGCCCCTATCGACATCTCGAATGCTGTCCGTGGACGATCTGCCGGGGCCCAAAGGATGGCCGCTGCTGGGCAATCTGCCGCAGCTGACACCCGCCCGGCTGCACCGCCAATTCGATTCCTGGTGTGACGAATACGGGTTGATGTACCGGGTCCGGATGGCCGGCCAGCGGATCGTGGTGGTGAGCGATCCCGAGCTCAATCGCGAGATCCTGCGCAACCGTCCGGGCGGCTTCCGGCGGCAGTCGTCCATCGAGTCGGTCATGGACGAGATGGGGTCCAACGGACTGTTCTCCCTGGAGGGCGAGGCCTGGCGCCGCCGCCGCAAGCTGGCCATGCCCGCCTTCAATGCCACCCACCTGCGCGGCTTCCAGCCCAGCCTGGAGGCCATTACCGAACGCCTGCGGCAACGCTGGGAAGACCGCTCGCCCGATGATGTGCGCGCCGAATTGACCCGCTACACAGTCGATGTCACCGCCAAGCTGACCTTCGACTACGACATCAACACCCTCGAGCAGTCCGGCGATGTGATCCAGCGCCATCTGGAGTTGATCTTCCCCATCCTGAATCGGCGACTCGGCATGCCGTTCCCGTACTGGCGCTATGTCAAGCTGCCCGACGACCGGGCCCTGGACCGGGCGCTGGCGGCGCTGCGGCAGGATCTGACCGCGGTCATCGCCCGCGCCCGCACGAATCTCCCCGAGCAGCCCACGAATTTCATCGAGGCCCTGCTGCTGGCGCAGGACGGCGGCGAGTTCACCGATGCGGAGCTGTTCGCCGAGGCCCTCACGATTCTCATCGCGGGCCAGGACACCACCAGCAATGCCATGGCCTGGCTGCTCTACCACCTGGCCGGGAATCCCGCGGCGCAGCAGCGCATTCGGGAGGAGGTCGCTCAGATTCCCTCGGTCCTGGATCGGCAGCCGTATCTGGAGGCGGTCGCGGCGGAATCCATGCGACTGCAGCCCACCACTCCCCTGCTCGCCATGGAGGCGATCGAGGACACCACGATCGACGGAGTGTCGGTCCCGGCCGGAACCTGGGTGATCGTCAATGTCCGGCATGCCGGGTTGCAAGCGCAGAACTTCAGCGCACCACTGACTTTCGATCCCGACCGCTGGCTGCGTGAGGGCCCGGGCAATCACCGGCCCGATACCGCCCTGCCCTTCGGCTCCGGTCCCCGGTTCTGCCCGGGGCGCGGGCTGGCCATGCTCGAGATCAAGAGCGTCACCAGCATGGTGTGCCGCAATTTCGACCTCAGCCTGCCGCCGGATGCCGAACCGCCCAGTGACCGTTTCCATTTCGCCGTCATCCCGACCGGCATGCGAGTGAACGTCACTCCCCGCACCGTCCCCTGACCACGAAAGAGGCCTCGCATGGCGATCAAGCGGCTCTCCGCGACCGACGGCATCTGGCTGTCCCTGGAATCCCCCGAAATGCCGATGCATATCGGATTCCTGCTCGAATTCACCGTCCCGGACGGCGACGCGGCCCTGTTCGTGCGGCGCTGGCGCGCACAGGTTGTCGCGCCGATGGCCGTCCCGCCGCCGTGGAATCTGGTGCCGGTCGGCGGTCCGCTGACCCGGCTGGTGGCCCTCATGCGGGAAACCGCCGAGGTCGATCCGGCCGACCACATTCGCACCTGGCAGCTCACTCGCCCCGGCGACCGCCGGGAACTCACCGATCTGGCCGCGCGTATCCACCGCGAGCAATTGAATATGACCCGGCCGCCGTGGGAGATTCATCTGGTCGAGGGCCTGGCGGCGGACCGCTTCGCCCTCATTCTCAAGGTGCATCACAGCCTGTTCGACGGCGCCACGATCATGCGGCTGTTCACCGACACCTTCTCGGCGGATCCGGCCGATCGCGATACACCGCACCTGTTCAGCATCGGACGCGTGAATCCGGCTGCGCCGGAGCGGGTTCCGGGCACGGGACGGGTCCGGGCACTGCTCGCGACGCTGCGGGGCCTGCTCGATCTGCTGCGCGGCATCGGTGCGGCGGCCCGCGACGCCGTGCGCCGTGCCCGGGGCAAGACCACGGCCCAGCGGGCCTACCGGCAACCGGCATCGATCTTCGACGGCCCGATCACCGGCCGCCGCGATCTCTCGCTGCGCCGCTACGAGCTCGGCCGATTCAAACGGCTGGCCAGGGCGGCGGACTGCACGATCAACGACATCGTGCTGTACCTGGTCGGCACGGCACTGCGCACCTATCTCACCGCAAACGCGGAACTGCCGGACCGCCCCCTCACCGCGGGTGTCCCGGTGGACCTGCGCGAGGGTGATGACGATCGAGTCGGCACCCGCGCGGGCATGATGTTCACCGCCCTCGCCACCGATATCGCCGACCCGGCGGAACGCCTCGCCGCGGTCCGCGCGTCCATCCGCGAGGCGAAGCAGGAAATGGCGGCCATGCCGCCGAATACCGTGATCGGCTACGGCCTGGCCGTCACCCTGCCGTGGATCATGGGTCTCACCTGGGGCCGCACCGATACCCCGGCCTCCCATCCGATGGGCATCTCCAATGTGCCCGGACCGCGGAATCCGCTGTACTGGAACGGCGCCCGACTCGAGTCGCTCTACCCGATCTCGCTGCTGATGCACGGCAACCCGTTCAATGTCACCTGCCTCGGCTACCTCGACGCACTGCATTTCGGCGTATTGGGCGCCGCCGACAAGCTGCCCCCGATGGAATACCTGACGGGCGCTCTGGATGCCGCCCTCGACGAACTGACCGGACTGCTGCTGCCCGAGGAGTACACCCTGCCGTCGGCGGGATGAGCCGAAAGCAGAGCGCTCCCGGTCCTTTCCGGACCGGGAGCGCTCTGCGTTTCAGCTGAAGTGTCAGGACGGGAGTGCGGAAAGGCCGCCGATGGATTTCGCCCAGTCCACGTAGCGATCCATGCCCTCGCGCAGGGAAACCGTGGGGGCATAGCCGAAATCGCTGCGGGCGGCGGTGGTGTCGTAGGTGTTCGACACCGTGAGGGCGGCGACGGTCCAGCTGGACAGCGGCGGGGCGATGCGCGATTGCAGGCCCGGGATCTTCCAGATGGTGTCGAAGACCGCAATAACGGTGTCCAGCACCGGTTTCGGAATCGTCCGGGTGGGCGGCGCCAGATCGAAGGCGGTCGCCAGGTCGCGGGCGAAGCCCCACAGATCGACGTCTTCGGCATCGGCCAGGAAGTACGGCTTACCTGCCACGGCATCGGACCGGGAGGCCTGGACACAGGCGCGGGCGGCGTGCTCGCAGTAGGTCATAGAGATCAGCACCGGCTTACCGCCCGACAGATCCGGCAGGCGTCCCGAGGCGATCTTGTTGAGCAGCAACGTCATCCAGCCACCCGAGCGCGGACCCCAGATCATGCGGGGACGCAGCGCGCAGGTGGTGAAGTCCGGTCCGTTTGCCGCCAGCACCTCGCGCTCGGCAATCGCCTTGGTCTCGACGTAGTAGCTCTTGGGATTGCGCACATACGGTTCGGACTCGTCGACGCCGAAACGGTCGCGATCGTATTCGGTGGCCACGCTGGGACTGCTGACGAAGACGAAGCGCCCCGCGCCGCCGGTGCGGGCGGCATCCATCAGACGCCGGGTGCCCACGACATTGGCCTCCCAGAACTGGTCACGATGACCGGTCTCGGCCACCCGCCCGGCACTGTGATGCACCACGTCCACCCCCTTGCAGGCCGCGGCGAGCGACTCGGCATCGCCGAGATCACCGTGCACGATCTCGACGTCGGGCAGCGATCGCAGGTAGCCGAGATCGCCGGTGGGCCTGGCGAGTACGCGCACCTCGTCGCCCGCCTCGAGAGCCTGGTCGACAATGTGGCTGCCGAGGAATCCGGTGGCGCCGGTGACGAGAACTTTCATCGCGGGGTTCCTTCACTGTCGTAGCCGAGCCGCGCGCCGGCCCAACCGGCGAGCTCCTCCCGGCCGATCTTGGCGTTGTGCCGGATGTCGACCGGAAATCCGCTGTGCCGCAGGAAGGTCCGAATCGGCGCGGTGACGGCGCGAGATTCGGCCAGGCGCAACAGTTCCCGTTCGATGCGCGGGGATTCGGCGGGGTCGACGCCTGCGCGCAGTTCGTAGCAGAGCACCGGCACCTGCGCATCCGCCCGGCCGACACCGACCAGCGCGCTGCGGTGCACATCAGGGTGTGCGGTAAAGATCTGCTCGCACTGCACCGTGAACAGGTCCCCGGCGCTGGTGCGCACCCGCTGGGAGATGCGGCCGCAGAACCACAGCCGGCCCTGATCGTCCTGCCGGGCGAGGTCACCGATGCGATGCCAGCGACGGACCGTGCCGTCCGGAAGCCGCTCCTCGATCTTG encodes the following:
- a CDS encoding acyl-CoA dehydrogenase family protein, translated to MDFELDESQRELREVARAWVDKEVVPYAAAWDRAESVDLAIVGKLGAMGFLGIEIPEEYGGSGGTALDYCLLLEELGRGDSSVRGIVSVSLGLVGKSIKTYGTEAQRREWLPRLCSGEALGCFALTEPGTGSDAGSLISTAVRDGDDWLLSGTKMFITNGTWADVAIFFARTGGPGPRGVTAFLVPTDAPGFTRTEIKGKLGLRGQATAELVLEQVRVPDSARLGDEGQGFKIAMGALDKGRMGVAAGCVGVARGCLEASVKYAREREQFGKPIASYQLVQELLAYIAVEVEAARLLAWRVADLVERGKPFGTEASVAKLFASEAAVKAANNAIQVFGGYGYIDEYPVAKYLRDARVLTLYEGTSQIQKLLIGRALTGVNAIV
- a CDS encoding TetR/AcrR family transcriptional regulator, whose translation is MARPKVPLLSRDRIRDAALTLIDRDGLAELSMRKLAAELGVQAASLYGHYPTKDDVLDEIAGGIMARVDTSAFEHGDWQHGLMSWARSYRQELVAHPNFVPYLAAGPGKRAENLRHADAVHGGLVGAGWPPRDATMIGAATRYLVMGATIGSFSQGFVDDVQVYRDRYPHLEQAHLLRARADEIDSESFELALTAFVDGLTARFPARTPE
- a CDS encoding PucR family transcriptional regulator — protein: MFALAARSGDSSPIFDRLSPRLPEIAAGMFDAALAAVPGLEDLPEDHFADVMPSLLGGAMAFIRAVEDGRMVTAEEVAQYVTPVVERHAEDRIPLRQLMTGLFSGTSYLWGEIARTAAPYEMPDVAAVGQGILEALMHITIIISEVHSGVEQSIYTVEREARRALCAALLRGAPVDELAARADIALEDRYDVLTLHLRPGPLIMVADAMVTRRRIRQFQQTLYSLIGTTALNTFDGSDGIILLPSRSRPTSVIGVAPFERLATSLAEQFGVDVFIAECPGSTRADLPRAAQQTTDLAELARLLGRRTGVYRLDDLLLEYQLTRPGPARDRLAERIAPILGHAHLFDTLDAHIRHGSDRKAAAAVVHVHPNTFSYRLRRVAELTGLDPSDPHDSRLLAAALTIHSLYPAPEPPELGEGV
- a CDS encoding cytochrome P450; its protein translation is MPLSTSRMLSVDDLPGPKGWPLLGNLPQLTPARLHRQFDSWCDEYGLMYRVRMAGQRIVVVSDPELNREILRNRPGGFRRQSSIESVMDEMGSNGLFSLEGEAWRRRRKLAMPAFNATHLRGFQPSLEAITERLRQRWEDRSPDDVRAELTRYTVDVTAKLTFDYDINTLEQSGDVIQRHLELIFPILNRRLGMPFPYWRYVKLPDDRALDRALAALRQDLTAVIARARTNLPEQPTNFIEALLLAQDGGEFTDAELFAEALTILIAGQDTTSNAMAWLLYHLAGNPAAQQRIREEVAQIPSVLDRQPYLEAVAAESMRLQPTTPLLAMEAIEDTTIDGVSVPAGTWVIVNVRHAGLQAQNFSAPLTFDPDRWLREGPGNHRPDTALPFGSGPRFCPGRGLAMLEIKSVTSMVCRNFDLSLPPDAEPPSDRFHFAVIPTGMRVNVTPRTVP
- a CDS encoding wax ester/triacylglycerol synthase family O-acyltransferase, giving the protein MAIKRLSATDGIWLSLESPEMPMHIGFLLEFTVPDGDAALFVRRWRAQVVAPMAVPPPWNLVPVGGPLTRLVALMRETAEVDPADHIRTWQLTRPGDRRELTDLAARIHREQLNMTRPPWEIHLVEGLAADRFALILKVHHSLFDGATIMRLFTDTFSADPADRDTPHLFSIGRVNPAAPERVPGTGRVRALLATLRGLLDLLRGIGAAARDAVRRARGKTTAQRAYRQPASIFDGPITGRRDLSLRRYELGRFKRLARAADCTINDIVLYLVGTALRTYLTANAELPDRPLTAGVPVDLREGDDDRVGTRAGMMFTALATDIADPAERLAAVRASIREAKQEMAAMPPNTVIGYGLAVTLPWIMGLTWGRTDTPASHPMGISNVPGPRNPLYWNGARLESLYPISLLMHGNPFNVTCLGYLDALHFGVLGAADKLPPMEYLTGALDAALDELTGLLLPEEYTLPSAG
- a CDS encoding NAD-dependent epimerase/dehydratase family protein, whose product is MKVLVTGATGFLGSHIVDQALEAGDEVRVLARPTGDLGYLRSLPDVEIVHGDLGDAESLAAACKGVDVVHHSAGRVAETGHRDQFWEANVVGTRRLMDAARTGGAGRFVFVSSPSVATEYDRDRFGVDESEPYVRNPKSYYVETKAIAEREVLAANGPDFTTCALRPRMIWGPRSGGWMTLLLNKIASGRLPDLSGGKPVLISMTYCEHAARACVQASRSDAVAGKPYFLADAEDVDLWGFARDLATAFDLAPPTRTIPKPVLDTVIAVFDTIWKIPGLQSRIAPPLSSWTVAALTVSNTYDTTAARSDFGYAPTVSLREGMDRYVDWAKSIGGLSALPS